Proteins encoded by one window of Mercenaria mercenaria strain notata chromosome 4, MADL_Memer_1, whole genome shotgun sequence:
- the LOC123553419 gene encoding uncharacterized protein LOC123553419 isoform X2, whose product MKILVTLNYSHVPRRAFIGGIHAEQIVTFSRANMCNETILLGTTHHASIIDFRVSTLSLEPYSRVCNLYVETTNTPYIGMKFLSTNLDVAYSNASQCSSELSITGKDMEQIHYNTLPEFEININTYGYVNLEIKLDKCMINSNTSLFRVLVFKHGDTFCFSEEIHCINSTRCVHPELACTNVYDFCDNDFQNCKNKSDSSTNKRYRRRGPPSIPGIVLGLTCLTVLTSFLLYIVLCRKRPCCRRITQKLQCRLPPCESCGDGTTERTTATAQFIRETDHVSLHYTRFRDPPPSYCDLHPNQHGQGGNAHPQFETGISIPNIPPPLYSSENTNETDVQDDLPPPYSVAPPATESLQHM is encoded by the exons tCATAGGAGGTATTCATGCCGAACAGATCGTCACAT tttctagAGCGAACATGTGCAATGAGACAATACTACTTGGCACAACGCATCATGCGAGTATTATTGACTTCCGGGTATCTACACTATCTTTAGAACCTTATAGTCGCGTGTGCAATTTGTATGTGGAAACAACGAACACGCCCTACATTGGAATGAAGTTTCTGTCGACTAACCTTGATGTTGCCTATAGCAACGCGTCGCAGTGCTCATCTGAACTATCTATTACTGGCAAAGATATGGAACAAATACATTATAACACATTGCcagaatttgaaataaacataaacacatacggatatgtaaatctagaaataaaACTTGACAAATGCATGATTAATTCAAACACCAGTTTATTTAGGGTATTGGTTTTTAAGCACGGCGATACCTTTTGCTTCTCTGAAGAAATTCACTGTATAAATTCTACAAGATGTGTTCATCCTGAACTAGCTTGCACTAATGTATATGATTTCTGTGACAACGATTtccaaaattgcaaaaataagtCAGACAGTTCCACCAATAAACGCTATCGACGGAGAGGTCCACCTTCTATACCAGGAATAGTACTAGGTCTCACTTGTTTGACAGTGCTCACTTCATTCCTGTTATATATTGTTCTATGTCGTAAGCGTCCTTGCTGCAGACGGATAACACAGAAGCTGCAGTGTCGTCTGCCGCCATGTGAAAGCTGTGGTGATGGAACAACAGAAAGAACTACTGCAACTGCGCAATTCATACGTGAGACAGATCATGTTTCATTACATTATACTCGTTTTCGAGACCCACCCCCGAGTTACTGTGACTTACATCCAAATCAGCACGGACAAGGCGGAAACGCACACCCACAGTTTGAAACTGGAATTAGTATTCCAAATATTCCACCGCCATTATATTCATCCGAAAATACAAACGAGACTGATGTGCAAGATGACTTGCCACCGCCTTATTCGGTTGCACCTCCAGCTACGGAAAGTTTGCAGCATATGTAG
- the LOC123553419 gene encoding uncharacterized protein LOC123553419 isoform X3 — MKILVTLNYSHVPRRAFSRANMCNETILLGTTHHASIIDFRVSTLSLEPYSRVCNLYVETTNTPYIGMKFLSTNLDVAYSNASQCSSELSITGKDMEQIHYNTLPEFEININTYGYVNLEIKLDKCMINSNTSLFRVLVFKHGDTFCFSEEIHCINSTRCVHPELACTNVYDFCDNDFQNCKNKSDSSTNKRYRRRGPPSIPGIVLGLTCLTVLTSFLLYIVLCRKRPCCRRITQKLQCRLPPCESCGDGTTERTTATAQFIRETDHVSLHYTRFRDPPPSYCDLHPNQHGQGGNAHPQFETGISIPNIPPPLYSSENTNETDVQDDLPPPYSVAPPATESLQHM, encoded by the coding sequence tttctagAGCGAACATGTGCAATGAGACAATACTACTTGGCACAACGCATCATGCGAGTATTATTGACTTCCGGGTATCTACACTATCTTTAGAACCTTATAGTCGCGTGTGCAATTTGTATGTGGAAACAACGAACACGCCCTACATTGGAATGAAGTTTCTGTCGACTAACCTTGATGTTGCCTATAGCAACGCGTCGCAGTGCTCATCTGAACTATCTATTACTGGCAAAGATATGGAACAAATACATTATAACACATTGCcagaatttgaaataaacataaacacatacggatatgtaaatctagaaataaaACTTGACAAATGCATGATTAATTCAAACACCAGTTTATTTAGGGTATTGGTTTTTAAGCACGGCGATACCTTTTGCTTCTCTGAAGAAATTCACTGTATAAATTCTACAAGATGTGTTCATCCTGAACTAGCTTGCACTAATGTATATGATTTCTGTGACAACGATTtccaaaattgcaaaaataagtCAGACAGTTCCACCAATAAACGCTATCGACGGAGAGGTCCACCTTCTATACCAGGAATAGTACTAGGTCTCACTTGTTTGACAGTGCTCACTTCATTCCTGTTATATATTGTTCTATGTCGTAAGCGTCCTTGCTGCAGACGGATAACACAGAAGCTGCAGTGTCGTCTGCCGCCATGTGAAAGCTGTGGTGATGGAACAACAGAAAGAACTACTGCAACTGCGCAATTCATACGTGAGACAGATCATGTTTCATTACATTATACTCGTTTTCGAGACCCACCCCCGAGTTACTGTGACTTACATCCAAATCAGCACGGACAAGGCGGAAACGCACACCCACAGTTTGAAACTGGAATTAGTATTCCAAATATTCCACCGCCATTATATTCATCCGAAAATACAAACGAGACTGATGTGCAAGATGACTTGCCACCGCCTTATTCGGTTGCACCTCCAGCTACGGAAAGTTTGCAGCATATGTAG